The following are encoded together in the Geobacter sulfurreducens PCA genome:
- a CDS encoding rhomboid family intramembrane serine protease, producing MIPLKDYNPTRRLPVVSVALIILNCAAFLFDRYTGHYEPLIVETARGLVRTRQFVGGLSADYSLVPAVLTSHPLLALPTIITSMFLHGNWLHIGSNMLYLWIFGNNVEDVLGRFRFVVFYLGCGAVAALAQVASAPGSDIPMVGASGAVAGVMGAYLLLFPHARILTLVPIIFFFTFIEVPAFIIIGWWVLIQFLNANWLGGGELRGGVAYFAHIGGFVAGIVGLWLFGAARRGGRPYRRW from the coding sequence GTGATCCCGCTCAAGGACTACAACCCGACGCGACGCTTGCCGGTGGTGAGCGTCGCGCTCATCATTCTCAATTGTGCCGCGTTCCTGTTCGACCGTTACACCGGCCACTACGAGCCGCTGATCGTTGAGACGGCCCGGGGGCTGGTCCGAACGCGGCAGTTCGTCGGAGGACTGTCGGCGGACTACTCGCTGGTTCCCGCCGTGCTTACTTCCCATCCCCTCCTTGCCTTGCCCACCATCATCACCTCAATGTTCCTCCACGGCAACTGGCTCCACATCGGCTCAAACATGCTCTACCTCTGGATATTCGGCAACAATGTGGAGGATGTGCTGGGGCGGTTCCGCTTCGTGGTGTTCTATCTGGGCTGCGGCGCCGTGGCGGCCCTGGCCCAGGTGGCAAGCGCGCCCGGTTCCGATATCCCGATGGTGGGGGCCAGCGGCGCCGTTGCCGGCGTGATGGGGGCCTATCTGCTCCTGTTCCCCCATGCGCGGATACTGACGCTGGTGCCGATCATCTTCTTTTTTACCTTCATCGAAGTACCGGCATTCATCATCATCGGCTGGTGGGTGCTCATCCAGTTCCTGAACGCCAACTGGCTCGGCGGGGGGGAATTGCGTGGCGGCGTGGCCTATTTCGCACACATCGGCGGGTTTGTGGCCGGGATTGTAGGTCTCTGGCTTTTCGGGGCGGCGCGCCGGGGGGGCAGGCCCTACCGGCGCTGGTAG
- the htpX gene encoding zinc metalloprotease HtpX, with protein sequence MNRLKTTLLLTLLTLLMVAMGSAIGGKTGMVFAFFMACAMNFFSYWFSDKIVLSMYGAKEITETENPTFYGMVRRLAVQAGLPMPRVYIIPSDSPNAFATGRNPNHAAVAATQGILRILSPEELEGVMAHELAHVKNRDILVSTIAATFAGAISMLGNMLQWAAMFGGGRSDDEEGAGGMIGGLAMAIIAPIAAMLIQMAVSRSREYLADESGARICGNPQSLANALRKLQMASQMIPMQQASPASAHLFIVNPLSGSSLFKLFSTHPPMEERIARLEAMAYSRNF encoded by the coding sequence ATGAACCGACTCAAAACCACCCTGCTCCTGACCCTGCTCACCCTTCTCATGGTGGCCATGGGGAGCGCCATAGGCGGCAAGACCGGCATGGTCTTCGCTTTCTTCATGGCCTGCGCCATGAACTTCTTTTCCTACTGGTTCTCGGACAAGATCGTTCTCTCCATGTACGGGGCAAAGGAGATAACCGAGACCGAAAACCCGACCTTCTACGGCATGGTGCGCCGGCTGGCCGTGCAGGCGGGCCTGCCCATGCCGCGGGTCTACATCATCCCCAGCGACAGCCCCAATGCCTTCGCCACCGGCCGCAACCCCAATCACGCGGCAGTGGCCGCCACCCAGGGCATCCTCCGCATCCTCTCCCCCGAGGAGCTCGAGGGGGTCATGGCCCACGAGCTGGCCCACGTGAAGAACCGCGACATCCTGGTGTCCACCATCGCCGCCACCTTTGCCGGTGCCATCTCCATGCTCGGCAATATGCTCCAGTGGGCGGCCATGTTCGGCGGCGGCCGGAGCGACGACGAGGAAGGGGCCGGCGGCATGATCGGCGGCCTGGCCATGGCGATCATCGCCCCCATCGCCGCCATGCTGATCCAGATGGCGGTATCCCGCTCCCGCGAGTATTTGGCGGACGAGTCGGGTGCGCGCATCTGCGGCAATCCCCAGTCCCTGGCCAATGCCCTGCGCAAGCTCCAGATGGCGTCCCAAATGATCCCGATGCAGCAGGCGTCGCCGGCTTCGGCCCACCTCTTCATCGTCAACCCGCTCAGCGGCAGTTCGCTGTTCAAGCTTTTCTCCACCCACCCCCCCATGGAAGAGCGGATCGCCCGGCTCGAAGCCATGGCGTACAGTAGAAATTTCTAG
- the galU gene encoding UTP--glucose-1-phosphate uridylyltransferase GalU, translated as MQVKKAVFPVAGLGTRFLPATKSSPKEMLPLIDKPLVQYVVEEAVASGIEQLLFVTGRSKRAIEDHFDISFELEALLQEKGKDDMLQEVREIADMVKIFYVRQKQALGLGHAILCAREFVGDEPFAVLLGDDIIDAEQPCLGQLLDVYRKYRGPVVALEKVPIEAISSYGCVKATGITDRIFEVTDLVEKPRREEAPSDMAIIGRYVLTPDIFPILERQTPGKGGEIQLTDALLTLSREEAIYGCLFKGKRHDCGDKLGFLKATVDMALKREEFNEEFRDYLREVLARG; from the coding sequence ATGCAGGTAAAAAAAGCGGTATTCCCGGTGGCGGGACTCGGTACCCGGTTTCTTCCGGCAACCAAATCATCTCCCAAGGAGATGCTCCCCCTGATCGACAAGCCGCTGGTCCAATACGTGGTGGAGGAGGCGGTTGCCTCGGGCATCGAGCAGCTCCTCTTTGTGACCGGTCGGAGCAAGCGGGCCATTGAGGATCACTTCGACATCTCCTTCGAGCTGGAAGCGCTGCTCCAGGAAAAGGGGAAGGATGACATGCTCCAGGAGGTGCGGGAGATTGCCGACATGGTGAAGATTTTCTATGTCCGGCAGAAACAGGCCCTGGGACTCGGCCACGCCATCCTCTGCGCCAGGGAATTCGTGGGCGACGAACCCTTCGCGGTCCTGCTGGGGGACGACATCATCGACGCGGAACAACCCTGCCTGGGCCAGCTCCTGGATGTCTACCGTAAATACCGGGGTCCGGTCGTGGCCCTGGAAAAGGTGCCCATCGAGGCCATCTCCTCCTACGGCTGCGTGAAGGCAACGGGAATAACCGACCGGATCTTCGAGGTGACTGACCTGGTGGAAAAACCTCGCCGCGAGGAGGCCCCTTCGGACATGGCCATCATCGGTCGTTACGTCCTTACCCCCGACATCTTTCCCATCCTGGAACGCCAGACCCCCGGCAAGGGGGGTGAAATCCAGCTCACCGACGCCCTGCTCACCCTGTCGCGGGAAGAGGCCATTTACGGCTGCCTGTTCAAGGGAAAGCGCCACGACTGCGGCGACAAGCTCGGCTTCCTGAAAGCCACGGTGGACATGGCCCTCAAACGGGAGGAGTTCAACGAAGAGTTCCGGGACTATCTGCGGGAAGTGCTGGCCAGGGGCTGA
- a CDS encoding AI-2E family transporter — protein sequence MDRGHFFALLGFLAVALMLYLVYAIVAPFLAPLGWAAVIGVLTFPLYRKLRAGVGGRELLAAGIMTPAVVITLVVPVVGLTFFIIQEATLAYQFLERVAADGGEAVLAKIRAHHLIHPWITRIEAYTGPLSLEIDTTFLPEVKEVAAKILGYSKEAVKNAFLFILKIILMVIALFFIYLDGERVQRRVLAIIPLTEQHKIELSDTVRRVLTAVMFGVFLTCLVQGALGGIGLLVAGIPSPVLFGAIMAVCALIPVVGTALIWLPAAIYLLLNGQIVQGVGLMIWGFAVVSSIDNVIRPFFISGKAKLPVLVIAIGGLGGLASFGLLGAVIGPLVLALFLALFDMYQEEMAGRDDDAGPRPGEG from the coding sequence ATGGACCGGGGACACTTTTTCGCGCTGCTCGGTTTTCTGGCCGTTGCCCTCATGCTGTACCTCGTCTATGCCATTGTGGCGCCGTTCCTGGCGCCGCTGGGATGGGCCGCCGTCATCGGCGTGCTCACCTTTCCCCTCTACCGGAAGCTCCGGGCCGGGGTCGGCGGCAGGGAGTTGCTTGCCGCGGGAATAATGACCCCCGCAGTGGTCATCACCCTCGTGGTCCCCGTGGTCGGCCTCACGTTCTTCATCATCCAGGAAGCGACCCTCGCCTACCAGTTCCTGGAACGGGTCGCCGCCGACGGAGGAGAGGCGGTGCTGGCCAAGATTCGGGCCCACCACCTGATACACCCCTGGATTACGCGGATCGAGGCTTACACCGGCCCCCTCAGCCTTGAGATCGACACCACCTTTCTCCCCGAGGTGAAAGAGGTGGCGGCCAAGATCCTCGGTTACTCCAAGGAGGCGGTCAAGAACGCCTTCCTCTTTATCCTCAAGATTATCCTGATGGTGATTGCCCTGTTCTTCATCTATCTCGACGGCGAACGGGTCCAGCGCCGGGTTCTCGCGATCATTCCCCTCACCGAGCAGCACAAGATCGAACTTTCCGATACCGTTCGGCGGGTGCTCACAGCGGTCATGTTCGGCGTTTTTCTCACCTGCCTCGTGCAGGGCGCCCTCGGTGGCATCGGCCTGTTGGTTGCCGGTATCCCCTCGCCGGTCCTCTTCGGAGCCATAATGGCAGTCTGCGCCCTGATCCCGGTGGTGGGAACGGCCCTCATCTGGTTGCCTGCCGCTATCTACCTGCTGCTTAACGGGCAAATAGTCCAGGGGGTCGGGCTCATGATCTGGGGATTTGCCGTGGTTAGCTCCATCGACAACGTGATCCGTCCCTTTTTCATCAGCGGCAAGGCCAAGCTGCCGGTGCTCGTCATCGCCATTGGCGGCCTGGGAGGTCTTGCCTCCTTCGGGCTGCTGGGGGCCGTGATCGGTCCCCTCGTGCTTGCCTTGTTCCTGGCACTCTTCGATATGTATCAGGAGGAAATGGCGGGACGCGACGATGACGCCGGGCCCCGCCCGGGGGAGGGTTAG
- a CDS encoding TMEM165/GDT1 family protein, whose protein sequence is MDAAVFFTTFGIIFLAELGDKTQLTAMALATRYPWKKIFIGIALAFAVLNVGAVALGKFLFAVLPIFWIKLVSGGLFLFFGISTLRGGDGDNDGEKGPASARGPMLTAFLMILLAELGDKTQLVTTSLAAQHESPLSVFAGSTLALWGVSLLGIFIGKQLMRVIPLGTIHRVAGVLFLVFGLVILYQTFTGP, encoded by the coding sequence GTGGACGCAGCCGTTTTTTTTACGACCTTCGGTATTATCTTCCTGGCCGAACTGGGCGACAAGACCCAGCTTACCGCCATGGCCCTGGCCACCCGCTACCCCTGGAAGAAGATTTTCATCGGCATCGCCCTGGCGTTTGCCGTTCTCAACGTGGGCGCCGTGGCGCTGGGCAAGTTTCTCTTTGCCGTGCTGCCCATTTTCTGGATCAAGCTCGTCTCAGGCGGTCTCTTCCTCTTCTTTGGCATCTCTACCCTCCGGGGAGGAGACGGTGACAATGACGGCGAAAAAGGCCCCGCCTCGGCCCGAGGGCCGATGCTCACGGCGTTTCTGATGATCCTGCTGGCCGAGCTGGGCGACAAGACCCAACTCGTAACCACCAGTCTGGCAGCCCAGCACGAATCGCCTCTGTCGGTATTTGCCGGCTCGACCCTGGCCCTCTGGGGGGTATCGCTCCTGGGCATATTCATCGGCAAGCAGCTCATGCGGGTCATCCCCCTCGGCACGATTCACCGGGTGGCCGGGGTGCTTTTTCTCGTCTTTGGCCTCGTCATCCTCTACCAGACCTTCACCGGGCCCTGA
- a CDS encoding TerC family protein, with protein MEITTMMWIGFAVIMLVVFALDLGVFNRKSHEIKFREALTWTLVWVSLALSFNAWIYFEMGPTKAMEFFTGYLIEQSLSVDNLFVFIMIFTYFHITKVHQPKILKWGIIGALVLRAIFILAGIELIERFHWMIYVFGGILVVTGFKMAFGGEEKIEPEKNPIVRLVRKLVPITKRIRDDRFFIKKGGVRAATPLFLALVMVESSDLIFAVDSIPAVLAVSRDPFIVYTSNVFAIMGLRSLYYLLANVMEMFVYLKLGVSVILAYVGVKMLLVDIYHIPIIFSLGTIVGVLAISILTSVTIGNRRTRTAQRG; from the coding sequence ATGGAAATCACTACGATGATGTGGATCGGCTTTGCCGTCATTATGCTGGTTGTTTTCGCCCTCGACCTGGGGGTGTTCAATCGCAAGAGTCATGAGATCAAGTTTCGCGAAGCCCTGACCTGGACCTTGGTCTGGGTCTCACTGGCTCTCTCGTTCAACGCCTGGATCTACTTTGAAATGGGTCCCACAAAGGCGATGGAGTTCTTCACCGGCTATCTCATCGAACAGTCCTTGTCGGTGGATAACCTTTTCGTCTTCATCATGATCTTCACCTACTTCCACATCACCAAGGTCCACCAGCCAAAGATCCTCAAGTGGGGAATCATCGGCGCGCTGGTATTGCGGGCGATCTTCATCCTGGCAGGCATAGAGCTGATCGAACGGTTCCACTGGATGATCTACGTGTTCGGCGGAATTCTGGTGGTGACGGGATTCAAGATGGCCTTCGGCGGAGAGGAAAAGATCGAGCCGGAAAAAAACCCCATAGTGCGGCTCGTGCGCAAGCTGGTACCGATCACCAAACGTATTCGCGACGACCGCTTCTTCATCAAGAAGGGAGGGGTGCGGGCGGCCACGCCGCTATTCCTGGCCTTGGTCATGGTGGAGTCGAGCGACCTGATCTTTGCCGTGGACTCCATTCCGGCGGTGCTGGCGGTGAGCCGGGACCCCTTCATCGTGTACACCTCCAACGTGTTCGCCATCATGGGACTGCGTTCCCTCTACTACCTGCTGGCCAACGTAATGGAGATGTTCGTCTACCTGAAGCTTGGCGTGTCCGTCATCCTGGCCTACGTGGGGGTGAAGATGCTGCTGGTGGACATTTACCACATCCCCATCATCTTCTCCCTGGGAACCATCGTGGGGGTGCTGGCAATCTCGATCCTCACCTCGGTCACCATCGGCAACCGGAGAACCCGCACCGCCCAGCGCGGATAA
- the folD gene encoding bifunctional methylenetetrahydrofolate dehydrogenase/methenyltetrahydrofolate cyclohydrolase FolD: MATIIDGKAIAEKIRADLAAQVKELQSRGITPGLATVLVGSDPASEVYVRMKGDACNKLGMHSVKITRPAETTEEELLALINELNNDPAIHGILVQLPLPPQINADRVLEAISPAKDVDGFHPYNVGRLVTGKPTFQPCTPYGVMVMLQEAGVDLAGKEVVVVGRSNIVGKPVALMCLQRNATVTICHSKTRDLPGRVRAADVVIAAVGVPEMIKGDWIKEGAVVIDVGVNRVGEKKLVGDVEFAAAAERASAITPVPGGVGPMTITMLLHNTLEAAKMAGSGNR, encoded by the coding sequence ATGGCCACAATCATCGACGGAAAAGCCATTGCCGAAAAGATCCGGGCGGACCTCGCCGCCCAGGTGAAAGAACTGCAGTCCAGGGGAATAACCCCCGGCCTCGCCACGGTCCTGGTGGGGAGCGACCCAGCCAGCGAAGTCTACGTCCGGATGAAGGGCGATGCCTGCAATAAGCTCGGCATGCACTCGGTGAAGATCACGCGCCCCGCGGAAACGACCGAGGAGGAGCTCCTCGCGCTCATCAACGAACTCAATAACGATCCGGCGATCCACGGCATCCTCGTGCAGCTCCCCCTTCCGCCGCAGATCAACGCGGATCGTGTCCTGGAAGCCATCTCACCCGCCAAGGACGTGGACGGCTTCCATCCTTACAATGTGGGACGCCTGGTGACCGGCAAGCCGACCTTCCAGCCCTGCACCCCCTACGGCGTAATGGTGATGCTGCAAGAAGCGGGAGTCGACTTGGCCGGCAAGGAAGTGGTGGTAGTGGGACGCTCAAACATCGTGGGCAAGCCAGTGGCACTGATGTGCCTTCAGCGCAACGCCACCGTCACCATCTGTCACTCGAAGACCCGCGACCTCCCCGGCCGGGTCAGGGCCGCCGACGTGGTCATCGCCGCAGTCGGGGTCCCCGAGATGATCAAAGGGGACTGGATTAAGGAAGGAGCGGTTGTCATCGACGTGGGCGTCAACCGGGTGGGAGAAAAGAAACTTGTGGGAGACGTGGAGTTCGCCGCAGCAGCCGAACGGGCTTCGGCCATCACGCCGGTCCCCGGCGGGGTGGGCCCCATGACCATCACCATGCTTCTTCACAACACCCTTGAGGCCGCAAAAATGGCGGGTTCCGGGAATCGCTAG
- a CDS encoding FmdB family zinc ribbon protein gives MPLYEYRCDACDKQFELRQKFSDAPASECPSCGGPVHKLISQSGFALKGGGWYAQGYSSGGAGKSEAPACPSGGTCAGCPSAA, from the coding sequence ATGCCACTCTATGAATACCGCTGCGACGCGTGCGACAAGCAGTTCGAGCTGCGTCAGAAATTTTCCGATGCCCCGGCCTCCGAGTGCCCCTCCTGTGGAGGCCCCGTACACAAGCTGATCTCCCAGAGCGGGTTCGCCCTCAAGGGAGGCGGCTGGTATGCTCAGGGTTACAGCTCCGGCGGAGCCGGCAAATCCGAGGCCCCTGCCTGCCCCTCGGGGGGCACGTGCGCAGGATGCCCCTCAGCGGCATAA
- a CDS encoding FxLYD domain-containing protein, producing MHAKHLLLALMLFLTAGCAQTAVSLRPAETYPNSYEFFDFAFSWKTTIGPDGATIDGVAENRTYYYIRDLELTATLLDEGGTPIGTGSFLFFPNQLAIGERADFSIPVRAVMTAKPKTIRFFYRYYLSEERMSGISRFHTFYGSP from the coding sequence ATGCACGCGAAACACCTCTTGCTCGCCCTGATGCTGTTCCTGACCGCCGGGTGCGCTCAAACGGCCGTGTCCCTGCGTCCGGCCGAAACCTACCCGAACAGCTACGAATTCTTCGACTTTGCCTTTTCCTGGAAAACCACGATCGGCCCCGACGGCGCTACCATCGACGGCGTGGCCGAGAACAGGACCTATTACTACATCCGCGACCTGGAACTGACTGCCACGCTGCTGGACGAAGGGGGCACGCCCATCGGGACGGGGTCGTTCCTTTTCTTCCCCAACCAGCTCGCCATCGGCGAACGTGCCGACTTCTCCATCCCGGTGCGTGCCGTAATGACGGCGAAACCCAAGACCATACGGTTTTTCTACCGGTACTACCTGTCGGAAGAGCGCATGAGCGGCATCTCCCGGTTCCACACCTTCTACGGATCTCCGTGA
- a CDS encoding energy transducer TonB — protein MPDNYVEKSFLYLLILSLLLHAGVFALFLVFPQQRQVVRQEPIMIDLEDIPDLSPQPPATDRKEARRFAEDRHRVPREMAPRGDMDRDRIASLPSRQQPRMVPRPAPAQREPTAREPAPSPGDIPVREPSQGGGGVLRPRTRGENLPEMAQLMPSAERLAKIEDNYRKRFSEDVAEGDTKFLDTDDIQFGSFLRRFENAVYGVWRYPADAARLGIEGVVPVKITFNRSGEIEKYEILQGSGSRILDDEVGRTLSTIKRGGTVGGFPRGYTKDHFHLVAFFQYGIVRGASRSLR, from the coding sequence ATGCCCGACAACTACGTCGAAAAATCGTTTCTATATCTCCTGATTCTTTCCCTTCTCCTTCATGCGGGCGTGTTCGCCCTTTTTCTCGTTTTCCCGCAGCAGAGGCAGGTGGTTCGCCAGGAGCCGATCATGATCGACCTGGAAGACATCCCCGATCTGTCCCCCCAGCCGCCGGCGACCGACAGGAAGGAGGCCCGGCGCTTTGCCGAGGATCGGCACCGTGTCCCCCGGGAAATGGCCCCTCGCGGCGATATGGACCGGGACCGGATTGCTTCGCTCCCCTCGCGGCAGCAGCCGCGGATGGTTCCCCGGCCTGCCCCGGCACAGCGCGAGCCGACGGCCCGTGAGCCGGCGCCGTCTCCCGGCGATATCCCCGTGCGGGAGCCCTCCCAGGGCGGGGGCGGTGTCCTGAGGCCGCGGACCAGGGGGGAGAATCTGCCGGAGATGGCCCAGCTCATGCCGAGCGCGGAGCGGCTGGCAAAGATCGAGGATAACTATAGAAAAAGATTCAGCGAGGATGTGGCGGAGGGGGACACCAAGTTTCTCGATACCGACGACATCCAGTTCGGCTCGTTCCTGCGCCGTTTCGAGAATGCCGTCTACGGCGTCTGGCGCTACCCGGCCGATGCGGCGCGATTGGGCATTGAGGGCGTTGTGCCGGTGAAGATCACCTTTAATCGCTCGGGTGAGATCGAGAAGTACGAGATCCTGCAGGGTTCGGGGAGCCGCATCCTCGACGACGAGGTGGGGCGGACCCTTTCTACCATCAAGAGGGGGGGCACGGTGGGGGGCTTCCCCCGCGGCTACACCAAGGATCACTTCCACCTGGTCGCCTTTTTCCAGTACGGCATCGTGCGGGGCGCCAGCCGTTCGCTCCGCTGA
- a CDS encoding methylenetetrahydrofolate reductase → MTGTPSSLSAALAAGHFVVTTEICPPKGSNCTEFLRKARALRQAVDAVNVTDNQGANMRISPLAPAALLVREGIEPILQLTCRDRNRMALQSELLAASALGITNVLALTGDFITFGDHREAKPVFDLDSVQLLRIITGLNEGRDLSRTALTGATSFFAGAAAAPEAEPFALTLSKLAKKAAAGARFLQTQAVFSPERFARFADATRPLGMKIIAGILLLKSPGMARYVTERVPGLKVPPELVAELESASDPLAAGVEIARRTVAAVRPFCDGVHIMAMGREDLVPAIVAGVERDSQEHTTI, encoded by the coding sequence ATGACCGGTACGCCGTCATCACTCAGCGCCGCCCTCGCCGCAGGCCACTTCGTCGTCACAACGGAGATCTGCCCGCCCAAGGGGAGCAATTGTACCGAATTCCTCCGCAAGGCCCGGGCCCTGCGCCAGGCCGTCGATGCCGTGAACGTCACCGACAACCAGGGGGCCAACATGCGGATTTCCCCCCTGGCGCCGGCGGCGCTGCTGGTACGGGAAGGGATCGAGCCCATCCTTCAGCTCACCTGTCGCGACCGCAACCGGATGGCGCTCCAGAGCGAACTGCTGGCCGCCTCTGCCCTGGGGATCACCAACGTGCTGGCGCTCACCGGCGACTTCATCACCTTCGGCGATCACCGGGAGGCCAAGCCGGTGTTCGACCTGGACTCGGTTCAGCTCCTGCGGATCATTACCGGGCTCAATGAAGGACGGGACCTCTCGAGGACGGCCCTGACCGGCGCCACTTCGTTCTTTGCCGGAGCCGCGGCGGCCCCCGAAGCGGAGCCTTTTGCACTCACCCTCTCCAAGCTGGCGAAGAAAGCTGCTGCCGGAGCCCGATTCCTCCAGACCCAGGCAGTCTTCTCGCCGGAGCGGTTCGCCCGGTTCGCCGATGCGACGCGCCCTCTAGGCATGAAAATCATCGCAGGCATCCTGTTGCTGAAGTCGCCCGGCATGGCCCGTTACGTGACCGAACGGGTGCCGGGCCTCAAGGTCCCCCCCGAACTTGTTGCGGAGCTAGAGAGTGCCAGTGATCCGCTGGCCGCCGGCGTCGAGATAGCCCGGCGGACCGTGGCGGCGGTCAGACCCTTCTGCGACGGAGTCCACATCATGGCCATGGGGCGGGAGGACCTGGTCCCCGCCATCGTTGCCGGTGTGGAACGGGACAGTCAGGAACACACTACGATCTGA
- a CDS encoding hemolysin family protein → MIEELLVIFVLILGNGFFAGSELAIISARKGRIAQLVEAGDSRAQIVERLQNDPHRFLATVQVGVTVVGSLASAVGGAAAVQSVKPLLEAVPVDFIRHAAEPLAIGLAVVFISYLSLIFGELVPKTVGLQYADQMALRVAKPISSLAKVAGVVVSFLTISNKAVLAMMGIKAEGSQAFVTREEVQHIVAEGHEAGVFSATEQEYIRNIFDFTHTCVREVMVPRTRMVALDLARPRMELVREVLDNMYSRYPVYRESIENVVGFIHGKDLLGRTVTDPEFAMESIVRPPFYVPEGKKVNELLKEMQRLRIHMALVVDEYGGISGLVTTEDLLEELVGEIEDEHDIGEPGTVQRLPDGSLLVDALMSIGDLADLLKIKLEEDVPYDTLAGLILDQLGRFPERGETVEWDRFSLICEEVKQTAIVKVRIVENLPPQAGDEQYGTEHE, encoded by the coding sequence ATGATTGAAGAATTATTGGTCATCTTTGTCCTGATTCTCGGCAATGGTTTTTTTGCCGGCTCGGAGCTTGCCATCATTTCCGCCCGCAAGGGAAGAATTGCCCAGCTGGTCGAAGCCGGCGACTCCCGCGCCCAGATTGTTGAACGACTCCAGAATGATCCGCACCGCTTTCTGGCCACGGTCCAGGTAGGGGTGACGGTGGTTGGCTCTCTTGCCTCCGCCGTGGGCGGCGCTGCGGCGGTGCAATCGGTCAAACCGCTGCTGGAGGCGGTTCCCGTCGACTTCATCCGCCATGCGGCTGAGCCTCTGGCCATCGGCCTGGCAGTCGTATTCATCTCCTATCTCTCCCTCATCTTCGGTGAACTGGTCCCCAAGACCGTGGGACTCCAGTATGCTGATCAGATGGCGCTTCGCGTGGCCAAGCCGATCAGCTCCCTGGCAAAGGTCGCGGGAGTGGTGGTCAGCTTTCTCACCATTTCCAACAAGGCAGTGCTCGCCATGATGGGGATCAAGGCCGAGGGGAGCCAGGCCTTCGTCACCCGCGAGGAGGTTCAGCACATCGTTGCCGAGGGGCACGAGGCGGGGGTGTTCAGCGCCACCGAGCAGGAGTACATCAGGAACATCTTCGATTTCACCCACACCTGCGTCCGTGAGGTGATGGTGCCGCGCACCCGCATGGTGGCGCTCGATCTGGCGCGTCCCCGGATGGAGCTGGTCCGGGAGGTGCTGGACAACATGTATTCACGCTATCCGGTTTACCGCGAGAGCATCGAGAACGTCGTAGGCTTCATTCATGGCAAGGATCTGCTGGGGAGGACCGTGACCGATCCGGAATTCGCCATGGAATCGATCGTCCGCCCTCCCTTCTATGTGCCCGAAGGGAAAAAGGTCAACGAACTCCTCAAGGAGATGCAGCGGCTCAGGATTCACATGGCGCTGGTAGTCGACGAGTATGGCGGCATCAGCGGCCTGGTCACCACGGAGGACTTGCTGGAGGAGCTGGTGGGCGAGATCGAGGACGAACACGACATCGGCGAGCCCGGGACCGTGCAGCGGCTGCCGGACGGCAGTCTGCTGGTGGACGCCCTCATGTCGATCGGAGACCTGGCAGACCTGCTCAAGATCAAGCTGGAAGAGGATGTGCCCTATGACACCCTTGCTGGCCTCATTCTCGACCAGTTGGGACGCTTCCCCGAGCGGGGCGAGACGGTTGAATGGGACCGCTTCAGCCTCATCTGCGAGGAGGTCAAGCAGACGGCGATCGTCAAGGTGCGCATCGTGGAAAATCTGCCGCCCCAGGCGGGTGACGAACAGTACGGAACGGAGCACGAGTAG
- a CDS encoding methylenetetrahydrofolate reductase C-terminal domain-containing protein has product MIVSRQKPFADILAALDGVSRVFVIGCSKCATVCKAGGEEQVWQMQERLTEAGREVTGSLVIDEACHMLRVQRDLRAKGEMVRSAEALLVLACGAGVQSVSASTDKRTVAGLDTLFLGNIRRFGQFEQRCSLCGACRLNETAGICPVTLCPKGILNGPCGGMDEGRCEVKPDAECAWHQIFTRLHGQVETGPLAETTPPADFSTCRRPADLKLDK; this is encoded by the coding sequence ATGATAGTCAGCAGGCAGAAACCCTTCGCCGATATCCTGGCCGCCTTGGACGGCGTCTCGCGGGTCTTCGTGATCGGCTGCTCCAAGTGCGCCACCGTCTGCAAGGCCGGTGGCGAGGAGCAAGTCTGGCAGATGCAGGAGCGCCTCACCGAGGCGGGCCGGGAGGTGACCGGCTCCCTCGTCATCGATGAGGCGTGCCACATGCTGCGGGTTCAACGGGACCTCCGGGCCAAGGGCGAAATGGTCCGCAGCGCCGAAGCGCTTCTGGTGCTCGCCTGCGGCGCCGGGGTCCAGTCAGTTTCCGCGAGCACGGACAAACGGACCGTGGCGGGCCTCGACACCCTCTTCCTCGGCAATATCCGCCGGTTCGGCCAGTTCGAGCAGCGCTGTTCCCTGTGCGGGGCCTGCCGCCTGAACGAGACCGCCGGCATCTGCCCCGTGACGCTCTGCCCCAAGGGAATCCTCAACGGTCCCTGCGGAGGTATGGACGAAGGGCGTTGCGAGGTGAAACCCGATGCCGAGTGCGCCTGGCACCAGATATTCACCCGCCTCCACGGTCAGGTGGAAACGGGTCCCCTGGCCGAAACCACTCCCCCTGCCGACTTCTCCACCTGCCGCCGGCCGGCGGACCTGAAACTCGACAAATGA